A region of Streptomyces sp. R44 DNA encodes the following proteins:
- a CDS encoding AbiV family abortive infection protein yields MTTLPSDPEMADRILIDIGREAFKHARDLLHAARLILDAGIWSVAYANAALALEEIGKAVLCSAILPMPPAQRQAEVDGFPDRFTSHEVKSFSALLVLRIVEGGATEGGDGPRAPRCARAATACLRATTPPGTGGQGAAAAAMRRRPVWSLRVGTASVPVSP; encoded by the coding sequence CCTGATAGACATCGGGCGAGAGGCGTTCAAGCACGCCCGCGACCTGCTGCACGCCGCGCGACTGATCCTCGACGCAGGGATCTGGTCGGTCGCCTACGCCAACGCGGCTCTCGCTCTTGAGGAGATCGGTAAGGCGGTGCTCTGCTCCGCGATTCTCCCCATGCCCCCCGCGCAGCGGCAGGCGGAAGTCGATGGCTTCCCCGACAGGTTCACCAGCCACGAGGTCAAATCCTTCTCCGCGCTGCTCGTCCTGCGGATAGTAGAGGGAGGTGCGACCGAGGGGGGCGACGGACCGCGCGCGCCGCGCTGTGCGCGGGCAGCCACAGCCTGCCTCCGAGCGACCACGCCACCGGGAACGGGCGGGCAGGGAGCAGCTGCTGCCGCGATGCGGCGGAGGCCGGTGTGGTCGCTCCGCGTCGGTACCGCGTCGGTACCGGTATC